In one Rhodococcus sp. B50 genomic region, the following are encoded:
- a CDS encoding segregation and condensation protein A, with the protein MVLEESSRPTPPEVETTSGFHVRLRNFEGPFDLLLTLISQRRLDVTEVALHEVTDDFIAYTRKLGPELGLDQTTEFLVVAATLLDLKAARLLPSGEVDDPEDLALLEARDLLFARLLQYRAYKQIAEQFAAFEAAALRRYPRAVSLEDRFENLVPEVVLGVDPQRFAEIAAAAFRPKPPPTVGLDHLHTPKVSVPEQAAHVLALLRARGAGAWVGFDELVADCDHGLLVVARFLALLELYRERAVTFEQPDPLGHLQVAWTGEADSAVDFEEDYG; encoded by the coding sequence GTGGTTCTGGAGGAATCCAGCCGGCCGACCCCTCCGGAGGTGGAGACCACCTCGGGGTTCCACGTGCGCCTGCGCAATTTCGAGGGCCCGTTCGACCTGCTGTTGACCCTCATCTCGCAGCGGCGCCTCGACGTCACCGAGGTCGCCCTCCACGAGGTCACCGACGACTTCATCGCCTATACCCGCAAGCTCGGACCCGAACTCGGCCTGGACCAGACCACCGAGTTCCTGGTCGTCGCCGCGACTCTCCTCGACCTCAAGGCCGCGCGGCTGCTGCCCTCCGGTGAGGTCGACGATCCCGAGGACCTCGCGCTGCTCGAGGCGCGCGACCTGCTGTTCGCGCGACTGCTGCAGTACCGCGCCTACAAGCAGATCGCCGAACAGTTCGCCGCGTTCGAGGCCGCCGCCCTGCGCCGTTATCCGCGCGCGGTGTCCCTGGAGGACCGCTTCGAGAATCTGGTGCCCGAGGTCGTGCTCGGCGTCGACCCACAGCGTTTCGCCGAGATCGCCGCCGCGGCCTTCCGGCCGAAACCGCCCCCCACCGTCGGTCTCGACCACCTGCACACCCCGAAGGTGTCGGTTCCCGAGCAGGCCGCCCACGTCCTGGCCTTGCTCCGCGCCCGCGGCGCCGGCGCCTGGGTCGGTTTCGACGAACTCGTCGCCGATTGCGACCATGGGCTGCTGGTCGTCGCACGGTTCCTGGCGTTGCTCGAGCTGTACCGCGAACGCGCGGTCACCTTCGAGCAACCCGACCCGCTGGGGCACCTGCAGGTCGCGTGGACGGGGGAGGCCGACAGCGCTGTCGATTTCGAGGAGGACTACGGGTGA
- a CDS encoding copper transporter codes for MISMRHHVVSLVAVFLALAVGIVLGSGLLADSVVTGLRDDKAELRREVQQAEDHGSRLEAQLLAGDGFDSTVGPRIVRDELLDRTILVVTTPDAAPEDVDAVVRSVGDAGGRVTARIALTDSFVDATGADQLRTTVTNVVPAGVELQTGAVDPGSLAGDLLGAVLLVDPATGRPRSTPEERALALTTLRSGGFVTYEDDQVEPAQSALVVTGDHSGNAERGGNRGSLIARFAGVVDGRGAGAVLAGRTGAAEGNGPIAVVRADAALAAGLSTVDNLDRESGRLTTVLALREQFDGGSGRYGTGPSATAVTVGSPAR; via the coding sequence GTGATCTCGATGCGCCATCACGTCGTCTCCCTGGTGGCGGTGTTCCTGGCCCTGGCAGTCGGAATCGTGCTCGGCTCCGGGCTGCTGGCCGACAGTGTCGTCACCGGCCTGCGCGACGACAAGGCGGAGCTGCGCCGGGAGGTCCAGCAAGCCGAGGACCACGGCAGCCGGCTCGAGGCGCAACTGCTCGCCGGCGACGGTTTCGACTCCACCGTCGGCCCACGCATCGTGCGCGACGAGCTCCTCGACCGCACGATCCTCGTCGTGACCACCCCGGACGCGGCACCCGAGGACGTCGACGCCGTCGTCCGCTCCGTCGGTGACGCCGGGGGTCGCGTCACCGCCCGCATTGCGCTGACCGACTCGTTCGTCGACGCGACCGGAGCCGACCAACTCCGCACGACCGTCACCAACGTCGTGCCGGCCGGGGTGGAACTGCAGACCGGCGCCGTCGACCCCGGCAGCCTCGCCGGGGATCTGCTCGGCGCGGTACTGCTCGTCGACCCGGCCACCGGCCGGCCGCGGAGCACCCCGGAGGAACGTGCCCTGGCGCTCACCACGCTGCGCAGCGGCGGCTTCGTCACCTACGAGGACGACCAGGTCGAACCGGCCCAGAGCGCGCTCGTCGTGACCGGCGACCACAGCGGCAACGCCGAACGCGGCGGCAACCGCGGTTCGCTGATCGCCCGCTTCGCCGGGGTCGTCGACGGCCGCGGCGCCGGCGCGGTCCTCGCGGGCCGAACCGGGGCGGCGGAGGGCAACGGCCCCATCGCGGTGGTGCGGGCCGATGCCGCGCTCGCCGCGGGCCTGTCCACGGTGGACAACCTCGACCGCGAATCGGGGCGCCTGACGACGGTCCTCGCGTTGCGCGAGCAGTTCGACGGTGGCAGCGGCCGGTACGGGACCGGACCGAGCGCGACCGCCGTCACGGTCGGCTCCCCGGCCCGCTGA
- the recN gene encoding DNA repair protein RecN, with protein MLAEIRIDNLGVISEAYARFDGGLTVLTGETGAGKTMVVTSLHLLSGVRADPSRVRVGANRAVVEGRFEIEPAPSHVEQRIAELLEATGAQRDEDGSIIAVRTVGSDGRSRAHLGGRSVPVGALSEFTGPLLTVHGQNDQLRLLRPDEQRAALDRFGGKTVAGLLERYRTRRRRWLEARTELQERTERSRELAQEADRLHFGLDEIDRAAPEPGEDTRIVDEVRRLSDLDSLREAATLAHDALAGDDNGDADAYSAALDLLGEARARLEGSDDPALRELGPRLGEAIAVVTDVTADISGYLSDLPSDPSALETLLNRQAELKNLTRKYAADIDGVLEWAREARERLSGLDVSAEAIDKLTAEVEAEAAATAEAATALSTARHKVAGKLAKAVSKELSGLAMGRAVLDVNIADRAATASDTAPLQVGDRLLHAGESGIDEVEFRLAPHSDAPARPLARSASGGELSRVMLALEVVLAGSERGATMVFDEVDAGVGGRAAVEIGRRLARLSRTHQVIVVTHLPQVAAFADTHLVVDKVDDRAGVISSGVHTLSEEERVTELARMLAGLDDTETGRAHAEELLAVAHAERTG; from the coding sequence ATGCTCGCAGAGATCCGGATCGACAACCTGGGTGTGATCTCCGAGGCGTATGCGCGCTTCGACGGGGGTCTGACGGTGCTCACCGGCGAGACCGGTGCCGGTAAGACGATGGTCGTGACGAGCCTGCACCTGCTCTCCGGGGTGCGCGCCGACCCGTCCCGGGTGCGGGTCGGGGCGAACCGCGCCGTGGTGGAGGGGCGTTTCGAGATCGAACCGGCGCCCAGCCATGTCGAACAGCGGATCGCCGAGTTGCTCGAGGCCACCGGCGCCCAGCGCGACGAGGACGGTAGCATCATCGCGGTCCGCACCGTCGGCAGCGACGGCCGCTCCCGCGCCCATCTCGGGGGGCGCAGTGTGCCGGTGGGGGCGTTGTCGGAATTCACCGGCCCACTGTTGACCGTGCACGGGCAGAACGACCAGTTGCGGCTGCTGCGCCCCGACGAACAGCGCGCCGCGCTCGACCGGTTCGGGGGCAAGACCGTCGCCGGTCTGCTCGAGCGGTACCGCACCCGACGGCGCCGCTGGCTCGAGGCCCGCACCGAACTGCAGGAACGCACCGAGCGGTCACGCGAACTCGCGCAGGAGGCCGACCGGCTGCACTTCGGGCTCGACGAGATCGACCGCGCCGCACCCGAACCGGGGGAGGACACCCGCATCGTCGACGAGGTGCGGCGCCTGTCCGATCTCGACTCGCTGCGCGAGGCGGCCACCCTCGCGCACGACGCCCTCGCGGGCGACGACAACGGCGACGCCGACGCGTACTCCGCGGCGCTCGACCTGCTCGGCGAGGCCCGCGCCCGCCTCGAAGGCAGCGACGATCCCGCTCTGCGCGAGCTCGGCCCCCGCCTCGGCGAAGCGATCGCGGTGGTCACCGACGTCACCGCTGACATCTCCGGTTACCTGTCCGACCTGCCGTCCGACCCGAGCGCTCTCGAGACGCTGCTCAACCGGCAGGCGGAGCTGAAGAACCTCACCCGTAAGTACGCCGCCGACATCGACGGAGTGCTCGAGTGGGCCCGCGAGGCCCGCGAACGCCTGTCCGGTCTGGATGTCTCCGCCGAGGCGATCGACAAGCTCACCGCCGAGGTCGAGGCCGAAGCGGCCGCGACCGCGGAAGCCGCCACCGCCCTGTCGACGGCACGACACAAGGTCGCCGGCAAGCTGGCGAAGGCCGTGAGCAAGGAACTGTCGGGTCTCGCGATGGGGCGCGCCGTGCTCGACGTGAACATTGCCGACCGCGCGGCGACCGCAAGCGACACGGCACCGTTGCAGGTCGGCGACCGGCTGCTGCACGCCGGCGAATCGGGGATCGACGAGGTGGAGTTCCGGCTCGCGCCGCACAGCGACGCCCCGGCCCGCCCGCTCGCCCGCAGTGCCTCCGGCGGTGAACTCTCCCGCGTCATGCTCGCTCTCGAAGTGGTGCTCGCCGGCTCCGAGCGCGGCGCCACCATGGTCTTCGACGAGGTCGACGCCGGGGTCGGTGGCCGCGCGGCCGTCGAGATCGGGCGGCGCCTCGCGCGCCTGTCGCGCACCCATCAGGTCATCGTGGTCACGCACCTGCCGCAGGTCGCGGCGTTCGCCGACACCCATCTCGTCGTCGACAAGGTCGACGACCGGGCCGGGGTGATCAGCAGCGGGGTGCACACCCTCAGCGAGGAGGAGCGGGTCACCGAACTCGCCCGGATGCTCGCCGGGCTCGACGACACCGAAACCGGGCGTGCGCACGCCGAAGAACTGCTCGCCGTCGCCCACGCCGAACGCACCGGCTGA
- a CDS encoding CTP synthase, with translation MPQSRHSRTPTKHIFVSGGVASSLGKGLTASSLGTLLTARGMRVTMQKLDPYLNVDPGTMNPFQHGEVFVTEDGAETDLDVGHYERFLDRDLSADANVTTGQVYSTVIAKERRGEYLGDTVQVIPHITDEIKRRILAMAAPDAEGQVPDVVITEIGGTVGDIESQPFLEAARQVRHEVGRENCFFLHVSLVPYLGPSGELKTKPTQHSVAALRNIGIQPDALVLRCDRDVPASLKAKISLMCDVDVAGCISCPDAPSIYDIPKVLHSEGLDAYVVRQLGLPFRDVDWTVWGNLLERVHNPRETVDVALVGKYIDLPDAYLSVTEALRAGGFAHRAKVKIRWVASDECETEAGAEKHLGDVDAVLIPGGFGIRGIEGKLGAIRFARTRKIPLLGLCLGLQCVVIEAARSVGIDDASSTEFDPDTTAPVISTMADQEQAVAGEADLGGTMRLGAYPAVLKKGSVVARAYGSEQVSERHRHRYEVNNAYRDQIAKSGLVFSGTSPDGRLVEFVEYPAATHPFFVATQAHPELKSRPTRPHPLFSGLVAAALQYKAAERLPVEIHGENTAAEEATTAASTSTTSDAE, from the coding sequence TTGCCACAGTCACGCCACTCGCGTACCCCTACCAAGCACATCTTCGTCAGCGGGGGCGTCGCGTCCTCGCTCGGCAAGGGGCTCACAGCGTCGAGCCTGGGCACTCTGCTCACCGCACGCGGCATGCGCGTGACGATGCAGAAGCTCGACCCGTACCTCAATGTCGACCCCGGCACGATGAATCCGTTCCAGCACGGCGAGGTCTTCGTCACCGAGGACGGCGCCGAGACCGACCTCGACGTCGGCCACTACGAGCGCTTCCTCGACCGGGACCTGTCCGCCGACGCCAACGTCACCACCGGCCAGGTGTACTCCACGGTCATCGCCAAGGAACGCCGCGGGGAATATCTCGGCGACACCGTGCAGGTCATCCCGCACATCACGGACGAGATCAAGCGCCGCATCCTCGCGATGGCCGCCCCCGATGCCGAGGGCCAGGTCCCGGATGTGGTGATCACCGAGATCGGCGGCACCGTCGGCGACATCGAATCGCAGCCGTTCCTCGAGGCCGCCCGCCAGGTCCGGCACGAGGTCGGTCGCGAGAACTGCTTCTTCCTGCACGTCTCGCTCGTGCCCTATCTCGGCCCGTCCGGTGAGCTGAAGACCAAGCCCACCCAGCACTCGGTGGCGGCGCTGCGCAACATCGGCATCCAGCCCGATGCCCTCGTGCTGCGCTGCGACCGCGACGTCCCGGCCTCGCTCAAGGCCAAGATCTCGCTGATGTGCGACGTCGACGTCGCCGGCTGCATCTCCTGCCCCGACGCGCCGAGCATCTACGACATCCCGAAGGTGCTGCACAGCGAAGGCCTCGACGCCTACGTCGTGCGCCAGCTCGGCCTGCCCTTCCGCGACGTCGACTGGACGGTGTGGGGCAACCTGCTCGAGCGGGTCCACAACCCCCGCGAGACCGTCGACGTCGCGCTCGTCGGCAAGTACATCGACCTGCCCGACGCCTACCTGTCGGTCACCGAGGCGCTGCGCGCCGGCGGTTTCGCGCACCGCGCGAAGGTCAAGATCCGCTGGGTCGCCTCCGACGAGTGCGAGACCGAGGCCGGCGCCGAGAAGCATCTCGGCGATGTCGACGCGGTGCTGATCCCCGGCGGTTTCGGTATCCGCGGCATCGAGGGCAAACTCGGCGCGATCCGCTTCGCCCGCACCCGCAAGATCCCGCTGCTCGGTCTGTGCCTGGGTCTGCAGTGCGTCGTCATCGAGGCCGCGCGTTCGGTAGGCATCGACGACGCCTCGTCCACCGAGTTCGATCCCGACACCACCGCCCCGGTCATCTCCACGATGGCCGACCAGGAACAGGCGGTCGCGGGCGAGGCCGATCTCGGCGGCACCATGCGCCTGGGTGCCTACCCGGCCGTGCTGAAGAAGGGCTCGGTCGTCGCCAGGGCCTACGGCAGCGAGCAGGTCTCCGAACGGCACCGGCACCGCTACGAGGTCAACAACGCCTACCGCGACCAGATCGCCAAGTCCGGTCTGGTGTTCTCCGGCACTTCCCCGGACGGACGTCTCGTCGAGTTCGTCGAGTACCCGGCTGCCACGCATCCGTTCTTCGTCGCCACGCAGGCGCACCCGGAGCTCAAGAGCCGGCCCACCCGCCCGCACCCGCTGTTCTCCGGTCTCGTCGCCGCCGCGCTGCAGTACAAGGCGGCCGAGCGGCTCCCGGTCGAGATCCACGGTGAGAACACCGCTGCCGAGGAGGCCACCACGGCCGCGTCGACGTCCACCACAAGCGACGCCGAGTAG
- a CDS encoding NUDIX domain-containing protein — protein sequence MAQRHDFRTLASRRIYTGAIVSLRVDDVAMPDGRTAEREVVEHHGAVAVVAVDEQDRVVLVHQYRHPLGRRLWELPAGLLDAPGEDPLDTARRELAEETGLAAAEWELLVDIALSPGFTDEAVRVFAARGLSEVDRPDPEHEEADLEVRRVPVDDAVAMVLRGEIVNATAVSGLLAFATARATGTATRAPDAPWPDRPLAFARTRAEG from the coding sequence ATGGCGCAGCGACACGATTTCCGCACCCTGGCGAGCCGGCGGATCTACACGGGCGCCATCGTGTCGCTGCGCGTCGACGATGTGGCGATGCCCGACGGGCGCACCGCCGAACGCGAAGTGGTCGAACATCACGGCGCGGTGGCGGTCGTGGCCGTCGACGAGCAGGACCGGGTGGTGCTCGTGCACCAGTACCGTCACCCGCTCGGCCGGCGACTGTGGGAACTTCCCGCCGGGCTGCTCGACGCCCCCGGAGAGGATCCCCTCGACACCGCCCGTCGCGAACTCGCCGAGGAGACCGGTCTGGCCGCCGCCGAGTGGGAACTCCTCGTCGACATCGCGCTCTCACCCGGATTCACCGACGAAGCCGTGCGCGTCTTCGCCGCCCGCGGCCTGAGCGAGGTCGACCGCCCCGATCCGGAACACGAGGAGGCCGATCTCGAGGTCCGCCGCGTCCCCGTCGACGACGCTGTGGCGATGGTGCTGCGCGGGGAGATCGTCAACGCCACCGCGGTGTCCGGTCTCCTCGCGTTCGCGACCGCCCGCGCGACGGGTACCGCGACCCGCGCACCGGACGCACCGTGGCCGGACCGGCCGCTCGCCTTCGCCCGCACCCGCGCGGAGGGGTGA
- the xerD gene encoding site-specific tyrosine recombinase XerD produces the protein MLTGQLDAYLAHLTVERGVAANTLASYRRDLLRYVEHLTDAHVGDLADVHEHHISDFAAGLRRGDPERNRPALAASSAARALIAVRGLHRFAAAEGQTPVDVARTVKPPAPGRRLPKALTVDQVSAILDAAAPEADGPRDLRDRALLELLYSTGARISEAVGLDVDDIDTESRTVLLRGKGGKQRLVPVGRPALGALDAYLVRGRPTLATGRTAAVFLNARGGRLSRQSAWKVLQTAADRAGVDVGVSPHTLRHSFATHLLDGGADVRVVQELLGHASVTTTQIYTLVTAGALREVWAQAHPRAR, from the coding sequence ATACTCACCGGGCAACTCGACGCTTATCTGGCGCACCTGACCGTCGAACGAGGGGTCGCGGCGAACACTCTCGCCTCCTATCGGCGCGATCTGCTGCGCTACGTCGAACACCTCACCGACGCGCACGTCGGCGACCTCGCGGACGTCCACGAACACCACATCAGTGATTTCGCCGCGGGCCTGCGCCGCGGTGATCCGGAACGGAACCGCCCGGCGCTCGCGGCGAGCTCGGCCGCCCGGGCCCTGATCGCCGTGCGCGGTCTGCACCGCTTCGCTGCCGCCGAGGGGCAGACCCCCGTCGATGTCGCTCGCACCGTCAAACCACCGGCGCCCGGACGCCGCCTGCCCAAGGCACTGACCGTCGACCAGGTCAGCGCGATCCTCGACGCCGCCGCGCCCGAGGCCGACGGTCCCCGCGACCTGCGCGACCGGGCGCTGCTCGAATTGCTGTACTCCACCGGTGCCCGCATCTCCGAGGCCGTCGGGCTCGACGTCGACGACATCGACACCGAATCGCGCACGGTGCTGTTGCGCGGCAAGGGCGGCAAACAGCGGCTCGTGCCGGTCGGGCGCCCGGCGCTCGGCGCGCTCGACGCCTATCTCGTGCGCGGACGACCGACGCTGGCGACCGGCCGCACCGCGGCGGTCTTCCTCAACGCCCGCGGTGGACGTCTGTCGCGGCAGAGCGCGTGGAAGGTGCTGCAGACCGCCGCCGACCGCGCCGGAGTGGATGTCGGGGTCTCCCCGCACACGCTGCGACACTCGTTCGCGACCCACCTGCTCGACGGCGGCGCGGACGTACGTGTGGTGCAGGAGTTACTCGGGCATGCTTCTGTGACGACCACGCAGATATACACCCTGGTCACCGCCGGTGCCCTCCGAGAGGTGTGGGCGCAGGCCCATCCCCGGGCGCGATGA
- the steA gene encoding putative cytokinetic ring protein SteA, whose protein sequence is MKMPALLSRNNETLPGVSGIARVDRNTAKLLRRIGPGDVVVLDAVDLDRVTADALVEAGVTAVINASPSISGRYPNLGPEVIVAHDIVLVDNVGTEVFKKIKDGAKVRVHEGGVYAGERMLIEGDEQTDIEISDRMIEARTGLVDHLEAFSGNTIEFIRSESPLLIDGVGIPDIDLDLRDRHVVVVSDGPGHVQDLKDLKPFIKEYSPILVGVGPGADSLTKAGYRPDLIVGDPDEIGTATLKSGAEVVLPADPDGHARGLERIQDLGIGAMTFPAVGTPTDLALLLVEHHGAALVVTVGSTVSLDEFFDHGRRDTNPSAVMTRLKVGPKLVDAKAVATLYRSRVSGGVIALLVFAALIAVIAALAVSNLGGDVVELARQWWENAVEWIRGLRA, encoded by the coding sequence ATGAAGATGCCGGCGCTGCTGTCCCGTAACAACGAAACGTTGCCCGGAGTGAGTGGCATTGCCCGGGTCGACAGGAACACCGCGAAGCTGCTGCGCCGGATCGGTCCCGGCGACGTGGTCGTCCTCGACGCCGTGGACCTCGATCGCGTCACCGCCGACGCGCTCGTCGAGGCGGGCGTCACCGCGGTGATCAACGCGTCCCCGTCGATCTCGGGCCGGTACCCGAATCTCGGCCCCGAGGTGATCGTCGCGCACGACATCGTGCTGGTGGACAACGTCGGCACCGAGGTCTTCAAGAAGATCAAGGACGGTGCGAAGGTCCGGGTGCACGAAGGTGGGGTGTACGCGGGGGAGCGGATGCTCATCGAGGGCGACGAGCAGACCGACATCGAGATCTCCGACCGCATGATCGAAGCCCGGACCGGGCTCGTCGACCACCTCGAGGCGTTCTCGGGCAACACCATCGAATTCATCCGGTCGGAGAGTCCGCTGCTCATAGACGGCGTCGGCATCCCCGACATCGACCTCGATCTGCGCGACCGGCACGTGGTCGTCGTCTCCGACGGTCCCGGGCACGTGCAGGACCTCAAGGACCTCAAGCCGTTCATCAAGGAGTACTCGCCGATCCTGGTGGGTGTCGGTCCCGGCGCCGACAGCCTCACCAAGGCGGGTTACCGTCCCGACCTCATCGTCGGGGATCCCGACGAGATCGGCACCGCGACCCTCAAGTCCGGTGCCGAAGTGGTGCTGCCCGCCGACCCGGACGGCCACGCCCGGGGCCTCGAGCGCATCCAGGATCTCGGTATCGGCGCGATGACCTTCCCCGCCGTCGGTACGCCCACCGATCTGGCGCTGCTGCTCGTCGAGCATCACGGTGCAGCGCTGGTGGTGACGGTCGGCAGCACCGTCTCGCTCGACGAGTTCTTCGACCACGGTCGCCGCGACACCAACCCGTCGGCGGTGATGACCCGCCTGAAGGTCGGACCGAAACTCGTCGACGCGAAAGCGGTGGCCACCCTTTATCGCAGCCGGGTCTCGGGCGGGGTGATCGCCCTGCTCGTCTTCGCGGCCCTGATCGCCGTGATCGCCGCGCTCGCGGTGTCCAACCTCGGGGGCGACGTCGTCGAACTCGCCCGCCAGTGGTGGGAGAACGCCGTCGAGTGGATTCGGGGTCTGCGCGCGTGA
- the scpB gene encoding SMC-Scp complex subunit ScpB, protein MSDDAVAQERAGDTVAQERAGDTVAQEHVSDAAAPERAWDGELLDIADDELTAALEALLLVVDTPAPTEPLATAIGVTADRAEAALRRLAQDLTARGSGIDLRYAGDGWRFYTRRDFAPYVEKLLQGGARTKLTRAALETLAVIAYRQPVTRSRVGAVRGVNVDGVMRTLLARDLIAEAGTDPETGGTLYITTELFLERLGLASLQDLPPVAPLLPDVDVIDDIADSLESDPRFERMGKNARPETLSPAEFDPEN, encoded by the coding sequence GTGAGCGACGACGCCGTCGCGCAGGAGCGCGCAGGGGACACCGTCGCGCAGGAGCGCGCAGGGGACACCGTCGCGCAGGAGCATGTGAGCGATGCCGCCGCGCCGGAGCGTGCATGGGACGGTGAGCTCCTCGATATCGCCGACGACGAACTCACCGCGGCCCTCGAAGCTCTGTTGCTCGTCGTCGACACCCCTGCACCCACCGAGCCGCTCGCCACCGCCATCGGGGTCACCGCCGACCGTGCCGAAGCCGCGCTGCGGCGTCTCGCGCAGGACCTCACCGCGCGCGGATCCGGTATCGACCTGCGGTACGCGGGCGACGGATGGCGCTTCTACACCCGTCGCGATTTCGCGCCGTACGTCGAGAAGTTGCTGCAGGGTGGCGCCCGCACCAAACTCACCCGCGCCGCACTCGAGACTCTCGCCGTGATCGCTTATCGTCAGCCGGTCACCCGCAGCCGTGTCGGCGCGGTGCGCGGCGTCAACGTCGACGGGGTGATGCGCACGCTGCTCGCCCGCGATCTGATCGCCGAGGCAGGCACCGATCCCGAGACCGGTGGCACTCTCTACATCACCACCGAGTTGTTCCTCGAACGTCTCGGCCTGGCATCTCTTCAGGATCTTCCGCCCGTTGCGCCGCTTCTGCCCGATGTCGATGTGATCGACGACATCGCCGACAGTCTCGAGTCGGACCCACGATTTGAGAGAATGGGTAAGAACGCGCGTCCCGAGACTCTCTCGCCCGCGGAGTTCGATCCAGAGAACTGA
- a CDS encoding ParA family protein — protein MGTPRPPATYMEPEHLRPNTVPVGTHGREDADRSSTTEQTTTAGTVAEPDLGPTGRPRRPVPEPVPLSTHGPARIIAMCNQKGGVGKTTSTINLGASLAEYGRRVLLVDLDPQGALSAGLGVAHHDLDLTVHNLLVEPRVSTDDVLVRTHVEGLDLLPSNIDLSAAEIQLVSEVGREQALGRALYPMLDRYDYILVDCQPSLGLLTVNALACADSVLIPMECEFFSLRGLALLNDTVAKVRDRLNPKLAVAGILVTMFDSRTLHGREVMSRVVEVFGDLVYDAVINRTVKFPETSVAGEPITRWAPTSAGAESYRALAREVIHRSGR, from the coding sequence GTGGGCACACCTCGGCCACCCGCCACGTACATGGAGCCGGAGCACCTCCGGCCGAACACCGTCCCGGTCGGCACGCACGGCCGCGAGGACGCCGACAGATCGTCCACCACCGAGCAGACCACCACCGCAGGAACCGTCGCGGAGCCCGATCTCGGACCGACCGGCCGGCCGCGCCGACCCGTCCCGGAACCGGTGCCGCTGTCCACCCACGGACCGGCCCGCATCATCGCGATGTGCAACCAGAAGGGCGGGGTCGGCAAGACCACCTCGACGATCAACCTCGGCGCGTCCCTCGCCGAATACGGGCGCCGCGTCCTGCTCGTCGATCTCGATCCGCAGGGTGCGCTGTCCGCCGGACTCGGTGTCGCCCACCACGACCTCGACCTCACCGTGCACAACCTGCTCGTCGAACCGCGGGTGTCCACCGACGACGTGCTCGTACGCACCCACGTCGAGGGCCTCGACCTGCTGCCGAGCAACATCGACCTGTCCGCGGCGGAGATCCAGCTCGTCTCCGAGGTCGGCCGCGAACAGGCCCTCGGCCGGGCGCTGTACCCGATGCTCGACCGTTACGACTACATCCTCGTCGACTGCCAGCCGTCGCTGGGGCTGCTCACCGTCAACGCGCTCGCCTGCGCCGACTCGGTGCTCATCCCCATGGAATGCGAGTTCTTCAGCCTGCGCGGCCTGGCCCTGCTCAACGACACCGTCGCCAAGGTCCGCGACCGGCTGAACCCGAAGCTTGCAGTCGCGGGCATCCTCGTCACCATGTTCGACTCGCGCACCCTGCACGGACGCGAGGTGATGTCCCGGGTCGTGGAGGTCTTCGGCGACCTCGTCTACGACGCCGTCATCAACCGCACCGTGAAGTTCCCCGAGACCAGCGTCGCCGGTGAACCCATCACCCGCTGGGCGCCCACCTCCGCCGGCGCCGAGTCGTACCGCGCGCTCGCGCGGGAAGTGATCCACCGGAGCGGTCGCTGA